From the genome of Solidesulfovibrio carbinolicus, one region includes:
- a CDS encoding NUDIX hydrolase — translation MAKKTTPKPAEEMVDVVDENDRELLVMPLGEAHRQGLYHRAAMVLVYDPEGRLYLQKRAPHKDLYPGRFDLSATGHVQAGEAREEAAARELHEELGLTAKTLTPVDAAQASRETAYEFVTVFSAGRLADTPRPNPEELSGGMFVDEAELAALVRDYRDCLTPAVVHFFEKGTLFPRL, via the coding sequence GTGGCAAAAAAAACAACTCCCAAACCGGCCGAGGAAATGGTGGACGTGGTCGATGAAAACGACCGCGAACTGCTCGTCATGCCCCTTGGCGAGGCCCACCGCCAGGGCCTGTACCACCGCGCGGCCATGGTGCTGGTCTACGACCCCGAGGGGCGGCTCTATCTGCAAAAACGCGCCCCGCACAAGGACCTCTACCCCGGCCGCTTCGATCTCTCGGCCACGGGCCATGTCCAGGCCGGCGAGGCCCGCGAGGAAGCCGCCGCCCGGGAACTCCACGAAGAACTCGGGCTGACCGCCAAGACGCTGACTCCCGTGGACGCCGCCCAGGCCAGCCGGGAAACGGCCTACGAGTTCGTCACCGTCTTTTCCGCCGGCCGCCTGGCCGACACGCCGCGCCCCAATCCCGAGGAACTCTCCGGCGGCATGTTCGTGGACGAAGCCGAACTGGCCGCCCTGGTGCGCGACTACCGCGACTGCCTCACCCCGGCCGTGGTCCACTTTTTCGAAAAGGGCACGTTGTTCCCGAGGTTGTGA
- the rimI gene encoding ribosomal protein S18-alanine N-acetyltransferase gives MQPDAASPASGEQTAGRAAPDAPSQQAGGPQAAAPEGLGLADAAALAALEGVCFPDAWDASTFAAALARPHVRAYGIRDGDHLAAYGVFHFLGDEFEVINIAVDPARRGQRLGSRLFGHVLQQADKAGMLQGHLEVRAGNEPAKRLYLRHGFAVVGVRKRYYPDTGEDALVMRREAGQGASANI, from the coding sequence ATGCAACCGGATGCAGCGAGCCCCGCAAGCGGGGAGCAGACAGCGGGGCGGGCAGCGCCGGACGCGCCGTCGCAACAGGCCGGCGGGCCACAGGCCGCTGCGCCCGAGGGGCTGGGCCTGGCCGACGCCGCAGCCCTGGCGGCTTTGGAGGGGGTCTGCTTTCCCGACGCCTGGGACGCGTCCACCTTTGCCGCCGCCCTGGCCCGGCCCCATGTCCGGGCCTACGGCATCCGCGACGGCGACCATCTTGCCGCCTACGGCGTATTTCATTTTCTCGGCGATGAATTCGAGGTGATCAACATCGCCGTGGACCCGGCCCGGCGCGGGCAGCGCCTGGGGTCCCGGCTTTTCGGCCATGTCTTGCAACAGGCCGACAAAGCAGGCATGTTGCAGGGGCATCTGGAAGTACGCGCCGGCAACGAGCCGGCCAAACGCTTGTATCTTCGCCACGGTTTCGCCGTGGTCGGCGTGCGAAAACGGTACTACCCCGACACCGGGGAGGACGCCCTGGTTATGCGGCGCGAAGCCGGGCAGGGCGCGAGCGCCAACATATAA
- a CDS encoding phosphoglycerate kinase, which yields MALIRIDQIDVAGKKLLIRVDYNVPLKDGEITDDLRIRASLPTIEYALSKGCSLILCSHLGKAKGAPDAKYSLAPAAKRLSELLGREVKMAPDCLGEATKAMAAALKPGEILMLENLRFHPGETAGDMDFAKDVMSMAEVYVCDAFGTAHRPHASMVAFAKLAKQCCAGFLLMKEWQFLGEAVEAPQRPFVAVSGGAKVSSKLGVLKNLLTKVDAMCIGGAMANTFLAAQGYGVGKSLVEPDLFEAALEIMAEAKKRGVGFYLPVDFIISKDADKPMAEMQPCGQVPFAAIPEDAVALDVGPVTAGLFALVMDEAKTVVWNGPMGAFENPAFAQGSYTVAHIVAGVRGLSIVGGGDTDVVVHQAGLADKMAFISTGGGASLEFLEGKELPAFAALKECQS from the coding sequence ATGGCCCTTATCCGCATTGATCAGATCGATGTCGCCGGCAAGAAGCTGCTCATCCGGGTGGACTACAACGTGCCGCTCAAAGATGGCGAGATCACCGACGACCTGCGCATCCGGGCGAGCCTGCCGACCATCGAATACGCCCTGTCCAAGGGCTGCTCGCTCATCCTGTGCTCCCACCTCGGCAAGGCCAAGGGCGCGCCGGACGCCAAGTATTCCCTGGCCCCGGCGGCCAAGCGGCTGTCCGAACTGCTCGGGCGCGAGGTCAAGATGGCCCCGGACTGCCTGGGCGAGGCGACCAAGGCCATGGCCGCGGCGCTTAAGCCGGGCGAGATCCTCATGCTCGAAAACCTGCGCTTCCATCCGGGCGAGACCGCCGGGGACATGGACTTCGCCAAGGACGTCATGTCCATGGCCGAGGTCTACGTGTGCGACGCCTTTGGCACGGCCCACCGGCCCCATGCCTCCATGGTGGCCTTTGCCAAGCTCGCCAAACAGTGCTGCGCCGGGTTCCTTCTTATGAAGGAATGGCAGTTCCTGGGCGAGGCCGTGGAAGCGCCCCAGCGGCCCTTCGTGGCCGTCTCGGGCGGGGCCAAGGTATCCTCTAAGCTCGGGGTGCTCAAAAATCTGCTCACCAAGGTCGACGCCATGTGCATCGGCGGGGCCATGGCCAACACCTTTCTGGCCGCCCAGGGCTACGGCGTGGGCAAGTCCCTGGTCGAACCCGACCTGTTCGAGGCGGCGCTGGAGATCATGGCCGAGGCCAAAAAGCGCGGCGTGGGCTTCTACCTGCCCGTGGACTTCATCATCTCCAAGGACGCGGACAAGCCCATGGCCGAGATGCAGCCCTGCGGCCAGGTTCCCTTTGCCGCCATTCCCGAGGACGCCGTGGCCCTGGACGTCGGGCCGGTGACGGCCGGGCTTTTCGCCCTGGTCATGGACGAGGCCAAGACCGTGGTCTGGAACGGCCCCATGGGCGCGTTCGAGAACCCCGCCTTTGCCCAGGGGTCCTACACCGTGGCCCACATCGTGGCCGGAGTGCGGGGGCTGAGCATCGTCGGCGGCGGCGACACCGACGTGGTGGTGCATCAGGCCGGGCTGGCCGATAAGATGGCCTTTATCTCCACCGGCGGCGGCGCGTCGCTGGAATTCCTGGAAGGCAAGGAACTGCCGGCCTTTGCCGCGCTTAAGGAGTGTCAGTCATGA
- the tpiA gene encoding triose-phosphate isomerase, whose protein sequence is MKKLMAANWKMYKLRGEAGQTAADLVAALAGKLPADREVLVIPPFTALGTTGEALAGQAGFALGAQNFYPSSQGAFTGEIAPEMLLDAGCSYALAGHSERRHILGEDDAMVGRKVGFGLKSGLSMILCVGEKVEERKAGELEAVLRRQIEAGLAEAPADIAPEKLAVAYEPVWAIGTGLTAGPEEVAEAHALVRSMLVERLGAVGGNIRILYGGSVKPGNAGQLLGIDNVDGVLVGGASLEAGSFAAIVTA, encoded by the coding sequence ATGAAAAAGCTCATGGCCGCCAACTGGAAGATGTACAAGCTTCGCGGCGAGGCGGGCCAGACGGCCGCCGATCTGGTCGCCGCTTTGGCCGGCAAGCTGCCGGCCGACCGCGAGGTGCTGGTGATCCCGCCCTTTACCGCCCTGGGGACCACGGGCGAAGCCCTGGCCGGCCAGGCCGGGTTCGCCCTGGGCGCGCAGAACTTCTATCCCTCGAGCCAGGGAGCGTTCACCGGCGAGATCGCGCCGGAGATGCTCCTGGACGCGGGCTGCTCCTACGCCCTGGCCGGCCATTCCGAGCGCCGCCACATCCTGGGCGAGGACGACGCCATGGTCGGGCGCAAGGTGGGCTTTGGGCTGAAAAGCGGTCTGTCCATGATCCTGTGCGTGGGCGAGAAGGTGGAGGAGCGTAAGGCCGGCGAGCTGGAAGCCGTGCTGCGCCGCCAGATCGAGGCCGGGTTGGCCGAGGCCCCGGCCGATATCGCGCCGGAAAAGCTGGCCGTGGCCTACGAGCCGGTCTGGGCCATCGGCACCGGGCTCACGGCCGGACCGGAAGAAGTGGCCGAGGCACACGCCCTGGTGCGCTCCATGCTGGTCGAACGGCTGGGCGCTGTTGGCGGCAACATCCGCATTCTCTACGGCGGCAGCGTGAAGCCGGGCAACGCGGGTCAGCTTTTGGGGATTGACAACGTCGATGGAGTGCTGGTAGGTGGCGCAAGCCTTGAGGCTGGAAGCTTCGCGGCGATTGTGACAGCTTGA
- the secG gene encoding preprotein translocase subunit SecG, whose translation MTTLIITVHVLACVAVIILVLLQSGKEGMGVIFGGGSQSVFGSTGAGGLLVKLTALFGAIFLMTSLAYNVYSGSHKRSAKSVMMDASGAPVQIPAALEGAKDAEPKKGVTFEDVPAPAAPAPGAAKQ comes from the coding sequence TTGACAACTCTCATAATTACTGTACATGTACTCGCCTGCGTGGCCGTGATCATCCTGGTTCTGCTGCAGTCCGGCAAGGAAGGCATGGGGGTGATCTTCGGAGGCGGGAGCCAATCCGTCTTCGGCAGCACGGGGGCAGGCGGACTGCTCGTCAAGCTGACCGCGCTTTTTGGAGCGATCTTTCTTATGACTTCGCTTGCCTACAATGTGTATTCGGGCTCGCACAAGCGTTCGGCCAAATCGGTCATGATGGACGCCAGCGGTGCTCCGGTGCAGATTCCGGCGGCTTTGGAAGGCGCCAAGGATGCGGAACCCAAGAAGGGCGTGACCTTCGAGGATGTTCCTGCTCCGGCGGCTCCGGCCCCTGGCGCGGCGAAGCAGTAG
- a CDS encoding tyrosine-type recombinase/integrase has product MPKKTLPLTDIAIRNAKPKTKSYKLSDGNGLYVEILASGGKSWRLKYRFGGQEKRLTFGLWPDVSLKLARQRRDEARTLLAEGIDPGEKRKQEKADAEAQAAEDANTFEVVARDWHAKQVKVWSESHAVKVLGRMEQHLFPAFGHVPIATLRAPAILPTLREIEAKGHHETAKRLRQYCEAVFAFAISTGIAERNVGADLRGALAPGRVTNRPAIIDPKGVAQLLRAIDGYQGSPITVAALRLAPLVFVRPGELRQAEWNEIDLDAADGPRWSIPAAKMKMRRDHVVPLSRQAVGIIEDLRPLTGHGQYLFPCNRTNGRCMSNMALNAALRRMGYEQGEMCAHGFRAMASTLLHELSWASDLIEAQLGHVERNKVKAAYNRAEYLPQRRKMMQAWADYLDKLKAWAKVTPLHAVAGE; this is encoded by the coding sequence ATGCCGAAGAAGACACTTCCTCTGACGGACATTGCCATCAGAAATGCCAAGCCGAAGACCAAGTCTTACAAGCTCTCCGATGGGAATGGGTTGTATGTGGAGATTTTGGCTTCGGGCGGAAAATCTTGGCGCTTGAAGTACCGGTTTGGCGGTCAGGAAAAGCGTCTGACTTTCGGCCTGTGGCCCGACGTGAGCTTGAAGCTGGCGCGGCAACGGCGTGATGAAGCCCGGACATTGCTTGCAGAAGGGATAGACCCCGGGGAGAAGCGAAAGCAGGAGAAGGCAGATGCCGAGGCTCAAGCGGCTGAAGATGCGAATACCTTTGAGGTGGTCGCCCGGGATTGGCACGCCAAACAGGTCAAGGTCTGGAGCGAGAGCCATGCCGTCAAAGTCCTGGGGCGTATGGAACAGCACCTTTTTCCGGCCTTCGGGCATGTCCCGATAGCAACGCTGCGCGCTCCTGCCATCCTGCCCACGCTTCGGGAGATCGAGGCTAAGGGGCATCATGAGACAGCCAAGCGGCTGCGCCAATACTGTGAAGCTGTTTTTGCCTTCGCTATCTCCACGGGAATTGCTGAGCGGAATGTTGGCGCTGACCTTCGTGGGGCGTTGGCCCCGGGGCGCGTCACGAATCGCCCTGCCATCATTGACCCCAAGGGGGTTGCGCAACTCCTGCGGGCCATAGACGGCTATCAGGGAAGCCCCATCACGGTGGCGGCCTTGCGGCTGGCCCCGCTTGTCTTCGTGCGCCCTGGGGAACTGCGGCAAGCGGAGTGGAACGAGATCGACCTCGACGCCGCCGATGGGCCTCGCTGGTCCATTCCTGCCGCAAAGATGAAGATGCGTCGAGATCATGTCGTGCCGTTGTCTCGGCAAGCCGTAGGGATCATAGAAGACCTTCGCCCTTTGACGGGGCATGGCCAGTATTTGTTTCCATGCAATCGTACAAATGGTCGTTGCATGTCCAATATGGCATTGAACGCGGCTTTGCGACGCATGGGGTATGAACAAGGGGAGATGTGCGCTCACGGATTTAGAGCGATGGCTTCTACTTTGTTGCATGAGCTTTCTTGGGCAAGTGACCTCATTGAGGCGCAACTTGGGCATGTTGAGCGTAATAAGGTCAAGGCTGCGTATAATAGGGCGGAATATTTGCCGCAGCGACGAAAAATGATGCAGGCTTGGGCCGACTATCTGGACAAGCTCAAGGCTTGGGCAAAGGTAACACCTCTACATGCCGTTGCCGGCGAATAG
- a CDS encoding helix-turn-helix transcriptional regulator, whose product MSNVNLAGLLRLPQVLKLIPISKSSWYAGIKTGRFPAPVKLGPRTAVWRTDDILGLVARIGAEGGMELA is encoded by the coding sequence ATGTCCAATGTCAATTTGGCAGGCCTTCTGCGTCTGCCTCAGGTTCTGAAGCTCATCCCGATCAGCAAGTCATCATGGTATGCCGGCATTAAGACCGGCCGATTCCCCGCGCCCGTAAAACTCGGCCCCAGAACCGCAGTTTGGCGCACAGACGACATTTTGGGTCTTGTGGCCCGCATCGGAGCCGAAGGGGGGATGGAGCTTGCTTAA
- a CDS encoding BRO-N domain-containing protein: protein MAKRSATPVIEGELVPIGESFAGPIADNILLNSDDDQIRVVVDGAGRPWFVARDVCAAFGDTHYRRSFGRLDDDEKGVTHIVTAGGKQLMAIVNEQGLFSMLLSMDPKKSPLCHVDYERVNRRIDKLKAFKRWLFKEVLPAIRKYGAYMTPTVVEKALIDIDTIIDLALKLKAERSTGDSACKDASFAITS, encoded by the coding sequence TTGGCTAAGCGTAGCGCTACCCCTGTTATTGAGGGTGAGCTTGTCCCGATTGGCGAGAGCTTTGCTGGCCCTATCGCTGATAATATTTTGTTGAACTCCGACGACGATCAAATCCGAGTTGTCGTTGATGGTGCTGGCCGGCCATGGTTTGTGGCGCGGGACGTTTGTGCCGCATTTGGAGACACGCACTATCGGCGGTCATTTGGTCGATTGGATGACGATGAAAAGGGCGTGACACATATTGTAACTGCCGGAGGCAAGCAGTTAATGGCGATTGTTAACGAACAGGGGCTGTTTTCCATGCTGTTGTCCATGGATCCTAAGAAATCGCCGCTGTGTCATGTTGATTATGAGAGAGTCAATCGCCGTATCGATAAACTCAAAGCATTTAAACGCTGGCTCTTTAAGGAGGTATTGCCAGCAATCCGTAAATACGGTGCGTATATGACGCCTACTGTGGTTGAAAAGGCGTTGATTGACATAGATACGATTATTGATCTGGCCTTAAAACTTAAAGCTGAGCGCTCCACAGGCGACAGTGCATGTAAGGATGCGTCGTTTGCAATAACGTCGTAA